The following are encoded together in the Penicillium digitatum chromosome 3, complete sequence genome:
- a CDS encoding Squalene/phytoene synthase: MGLIGNAIYYSFHPMQLRSIIQWKVWHNPPHERDEKNETENQKICLKFLDKTSRSFSAVIKELHPELLIPICIFYLALRGLDTIEDDTSIPLPTKEPLLRNFKDFLTQDGWNFTGNRPEEKDRELLVRFNHVITEFMNMKPEYQAIVKDITEKMGNGMADYAVKAENDDASVKTKEEYDLYCYYVAGLVGEGLTRLFVEAGFGNPALLKRPKLHKSMGLFLQKTNIIRDIREDFDDNRRFWPQEIWSKHVDNFEDLFKPEHLDAALNCSSEMVLNALEHAEECLFYLAGMREQSVFNFCAIPQSMAIATMELCFRNPEIFKRNIKITKGDACDLMHKSTQNLSVLCDSFRQYTRKIHKKNTPKDPNFLKISIVCGQIEKFIETIFPTQSAEAANRKVSGELTAAELQKKKENDDNKNDVYFIMALMGVVVIIIASLMVFVAWMMGARFDLAFKEIMSGHFRPPVKNQLEHQEL; encoded by the exons ATGGGTCTCATCGGCAATGCCATTTACTACTCCTTTCACCCCATGCAGTTGAGGTCAATCATCCAATG GAAAGTCTGGCACAACCCGCCCCATGAGCGCGACGAGAAGAACGAGACCGAGAACCAGAAGATCTGTTTAAAGTTTTTGGATAAAACCAGCCGGAGCTTCAGTGCTGTCATCAAGGAATTACATCCCGAACTGTTGATTCCTATCTGCATCTTCTATTTGGCCCTCCGTGGGCTGGATACCATTGAGGATGACACTTCCATCCCTCTGCCCACCAAGGAGCCTCTCCTCCGGAACTTCAAAGATTTCCTCACGCAGGATGGCTGGAATTTCACGGGGAATCGGCCGGAGGAGAAGGACCGTGAGCTGCTGGTTCGGTTCAACCACGTCATCACGGAGTTCATGAACATGAAGCCTGAATATCAGGCTATCGTCAAGGACATCACTGAAAAGATGGGTAATGGCATGGCTGACTATGCCGTGAAGGCAGAGAATGACGATGCCAGCGTTAAAACCAAGGAGGAGTATGATCTGTACTGCTACTATGTCGCTGGATTGGTTGGCGAAGGCCTCACTCGCCTCTTTGTTGAGGCCGGGTTTGGTAACCCGGCTCTGTTGAAACGCCCCAAGTTGCACAAATCCATGGGTCTTTTCCTCCAGAAGACCAATATCATCCGTGACATCCGGGAGGACTTTGATGACAACCGACGATTCTGGCCCCAGGAAATTTGGTCTAAGCACGTTGACAACTTTGAGGATCTCTTCAAGCCAGAGCACCTTGACGCAGCCCTTAACTGCAGCTCGGAGATGGTCTTGAACGCGCTGGAGCACGCCGAGGAGTGTCTGTTCTACCTGGCTGGTATGCGAGAGCAGAGTGTTTTCAACTTCTGTGCAATCCCACAGTCCATGGCCATCGCTACAATGGAGTTGTGTTTCCGCAACCCCGAAATCTTCAAGCGCAATATCAAGATCACCAAGGGAGATGCATGCGATCTCATGCACAAGTCCACACAAAACTTGTCAGTCCTGTGCGACAGCTTCCGCCAGTACACGCGAAAAATTCACAAGAAGAATACTCCCAAGGATCCCAATTTCCTGAAGATCAGCATTGTCTGCGGACAGATCGAGAAGTTCATCGAGACCATCTTCCCGACGCAATCTGCCGAGGCTGCCAACCGTAAGGTCTCCGGTGAGCTCACTGCCGCCGAGCtacagaaaaagaaagaaaacgacGACAACAAGAATGATGTCTACTTCATAATGGCTCTTATGGGCGTTGTCGTTATTATTATAGCTAGTCTGATGGTCTTCGTCGCCTGGATGATGGGCGCCCGGTTCGACCTTGCCTTCAAGGAAATTATGTCCGGCCACTTCCGGCCGCCTGTTAAGAACCAGCTTGAACACCAGGAGCTTTGA
- a CDS encoding hemerythrin/HHE cation-binding motif, whose amino-acid sequence MASSPRDLGDSPLSASDFRTYNRMEEQMEGFHNHFRLTWNQLWKACGSSGKRGLSARQVIMMGLQFCSQLDFHHSIEEQHIFPVLAKKMPEFRKELELLSQHSQIHAGIEKLENNLDKCRSGSVDIFGPRGSTSWSCQHAQILVSCRDVSASYVMIKNTGNVENLLSVYRFEHA is encoded by the exons ATGGCCTCTTCCCCTAGGGACTTGGGCGACTCTCCGTTGTCCGCAAGTGATTTCCGGACTTACAATCGCATGGAGGAGCAAATGGAAGGATTT CACAATCATTTCCGTTTAACATGGAACCAGCTCTGGAAGGCATGTGGAAGCTCTGGAAAACGAGGACTCTCGGCCCGCCAGGTGATCATGATGGGCCTTCAATTCTGCTCGCAGTTGGACTTCCATCACTCAATCGAGGAGCAGCACATCTTCCCCGTGTTGGCGAAAAAGATGCCTGAATTTCGAAAGGAGCTCGAGCTATTGAGTCAACACAGTCAAATTCATGCGGGGATTGAAAAACTCGAAAACAATCTTGACAAGTGTCGGTCCG GTTCTGTGGACATATTTGGACCAAGAGGTTCAACCTCTTGGAGCTGCCAACATGCACAAATTCTGGTCTCTTGCCGAGATGTGTCGGCTTCCTATGTGATGATAAAGAACACAGGCAACGTCGAAA ATTTACTATCTGTGTATCGCTTTGAACACGCTTGA
- a CDS encoding Aspergillopepsin, putative codes for MRFTIAILTIAILAGGSLAAPRSGLIDRLQARGALSRQSLPAEKKGVLLKEGTEGANVQYSKNWAGVVRANPPASATYTAVSATFNVPEPTATDDSGDIQAVSAWVGIDGDTYTKAILQTGIDSYLQDGKQTFDAWYEWYPLSAENFDLELSAGDVIVAKVESYSPSKGVAIIENKSSGQRATKTLSAPSSSATLAGQNAEWIVEDFNTGNSMVPLVNFGTVDFTGARAEAGGTKYGVKNAAVLDIQQNGDVKAHVEIQSDTHFSVSYQ; via the coding sequence ATGAGGTTCACAATTGCGATCCTGACTATCGCTATACTAGCAGGCGGCTCTCTGGCTGCCCCGCGCAGCGGCCTTATTGACCGCCTGCAGGCCCGTGGCGCTCTGTCACGTCAGTCACTACCTGCTGAAAAGAAGGGTGTTCTACTCAAGGAGGGAACCGAAGGTGCCAATGTACAATACAGTAAGAATTGGGCTGGAGTAGTGCGCGCGAATCCACCTGCCAGTGCTACCTACACCGCTGTGTCTGCAACGTTCAATGTCCCCGAGCCTACAGCCACCGATGACTCTGGTGATATCCAGGCTGTATCCGCCTGGGTCGGTATTGATGGTGATACTTATACGAAGGCCATCCTACAGACTGGCATCGATTCCTATCTCCAGGATGGCAAACAGACATTTGACGCGTGGTACGAGTGGTATCCATTGAGTGCGGAGAACTTTGACCTTGAATTGTCCGCAGGCGATGTTATCGTCGCGAAGGTCGAGTCATATTCACCCAGCAAGGGTGTTGCTATTATCGAGAACAAGTCGAGCGGCCAAAGAGCTACTAAGACTCTATCTGCTCCCTCCAGCTCCGCAACCCTTGCTGGCCAGAATGCTGAATGGATAGTTGAGGACTTCAATACCGGTAACAGCATGGTTCCCTTGGTTAATTTTGGCACGGTCGACTTTACCGGTGCCCGGGCCGAGGCTGGTGGTACGAAGTATGGTGTCAAAAACGCTGCCGTTCTGGATATCCAGCAGAATGGCGATGTGAAGGCCCATGTGGAAATCCAGAGTGACACTCATTTCTCTGTTAGCTACCAATAA
- a CDS encoding Molecular chaperone, heat shock protein, Hsp40, DnaJ produces MVADTAYYDALGVPPTATELEIKKAYRKLAIVTHPDKNPGDETAHERFQAIGEAYQVLSNEDLRKRYDKFGKEESVPGGGFEDPSEFFSMIFGGEAFVDLIGEISLMKDLTATMDITMQEMEEEQLAQSAEEKLNIHDEEVKTAAGDSASPHETHEAAAGATPAATAAGPSEKPTSDQSSGTSTPRRNFGQQALMDKSEEEARMEAAGLSQEEKELRKKEKKKGLSKEQQERLTAFEDERRKAREDRVNTLANKLIDRLSVWTETDKGKDVSQAFEEKIRLEVENLKMESFGLEILHAVGQTYVQKGTSFLKSQKFLGISGFFSRLKDKGTLAKETWTTISTAIDAQMTMEEMAKMEERGGEDWTDEKKAEYEKRVTGKILAAAWRGSKFEIQSVLRDVCDQILSDKRTRLEKRIERAHALVIAGNIYAKAARDPEEEGDYMAFEQLMAEAMSKKGKDEKDKKKKKSKHDYDETHSGKEPVEETTA; encoded by the exons ATGGTTGCCGATACTGCCTACTACGATGCCCTAGGTGTGCCACCTACGGCGACCGAACTAGAAATCAAGAAGGCCTACCGGAAGCTGGCTATTGTCACCCACCCGG ATAAAAACCCTGGAGATGAAACGGCGCACGAACGCTTCCAGGCG ATCGGTGAAGCGTACCAAGTCTTGAGCAACGAAGATCTCCGGAAGCGTTACGACAAGTTTGGCAAGGAGGAGTCTGTGCCTGGTGGTGGTTTCG AGGACCCGTCCGAATTCTTCAGCATGATCTTTGGCGGCGAGGCCTTTGTTGATCTTATCGGCGAAATTTCCCTTATGAAAGACCTTACCGCAACTATGGACATCACGATGCAGGAAATGGAGGAGGAACAACTGGCCCAGTCTGCAGAAGAGAAACTCAACATCCACGATGAGGAGGTGAAGACTGCAGCTGGTGATTCGGCTTCTCCTCACGAAACCCACGAGGCCGCGGCAGGAGCCACACCTGCAGCTACAGCTGCTGGCCCCTCCGAGAAGCCGACCTCTGACCAGAGCTCTGGTACTAGCACTCCCCGACGGAACTTCGGACAACAAGCTCTTATGGACAAATCCGAAGAAGAGGCCCGCATGGAGGCAGCCGGTCTGTCtcaggaggagaaggagctgcgcaagaaggagaagaagaagggtctgtCCAAGGAGCAGCAGGAACGCCTTACCGCATTCGAGGATGAACGCAGAAAGGCCCGGGAAGACCGTGTCAACACACTAGCAAACAAGCTAATCGATCGTTTGAGCGTTTGGACTGAGACAGACAAAGGGAAGGATGTGTCACAAGCCTTCGAAGAGAAAATCCGACTTGAGGTCGAGAACTTGAAGATGGAATCTTTCGGTCTGGAAATTCTCCACGCTGTCGGTCAAACCTACGTCCAGAAGGGTACATCCTTCCTCAAGTCACAGAAGTTCTTAGGTATCTCTGGCTTCTTCTCACGCTTGAAGGACAAGGGCACCCTTGCAAAGGAGACATGGACCACCATCTCCACTGCTATTGATGCACAGATGACTATGGAGGAGATGGCCAAGATGGAGGAACGCGGTGGTGAAGACTGGACCGACGAGAAGAAAGCTGAATATGAAAAGAGAGTCACTGGCAAGATTCTTGCTGCAGCGTGGCGTGGCAGCAAGTTCGAGATCCAGAGTGTCCTGCGTGATGTCTGTGACCAGATTCTGAGCGACAAACGGACCCGACTTGAGAAACGCATTGAGCGGGCGCATGCGCTAGTGATTGCTGGCAATATCTACGCGAAG GCCGCACGCGACCCCGAGGAAGAGGGTGATTACATGGCCTTCGAGCAACTTATGGCCGAGGCAATGAGCAAAAAGGGcaaggatgagaaggacaagaaaaagaagaagtccaagcACGACTATGATGAGACCCACAGCGGAAAAGAGCCGGTGGAAGAGACCACTGCTTGA
- a CDS encoding Monooxygenase, FAD-binding, whose amino-acid sequence MTASKQPLDILVIGAGIAGLSTAIALGKQGHHVVILEKSAFLKETGAAVHLPPNCTALLRWMGIDPVDFGGTLLHEIHRYGFDGKLMSKREFTDTRHHWQAEWYLVHRVELHNHLKKLALETATLHTRCRITEVIVEGTCPSVTLDDGRTFKADLLLGADGLHSQIRDSIAPGSPSPYPVGKSCFRWLLPTDQLRQNASTVDFVRDTGLFIEWASNDRRLVAYPCSDNKILNLCAFVPLEEVHADNQSDNWQTVGDNATIVKAFSKFSPGVQQIIASADKTLKVWDLYDMDALPTWTRGHAALLGDAAHPFQPYMGQGAAMAIEDAVSIATLLPYGSTSHDIPMRLEMYQTGRRPRVDLVLHYTRMNGRDENDAAGDRMSAAEMVKIMNICFSHNEIEHSANLLDGKSTDQCWR is encoded by the exons ATGACGGCTTCAAAGCAGCCTCTTGACATTCTCGTCATCGGCGCCGGCATTGCTGGTCTCTCGACAGCCATTGCCCTTGGAAAACAGGGGCATCACGTTGTG ATTTTGGAAAAATCTGCTTTTTTAAAGGAGACAGGTGCTGCAGTCCATTTGCCACCAAATTGCACTGCCTTACTACGTTGGATGGGCATTGATCCGGTTGATTTCGGAGGCACATTGCTGCATGAG ATACACCGGTATGGATTTGACGGGAAGTTGATGAGCAAGAGAGAGTTCACCGACACTCGTCATCATTGGCAAGCA GAGTGGTACCTCGTGCATCGAGTTGAGCTGCACAATCACCTCAAGAAACTTGCCCTTGAGACCGCAACGCTACATACCCGGTGTAGAATCACCGAGGTCATTGTGGAAGGGACTTGCCCGTCGGTTACCCTCGATGATGGTCGCACTTTCAAAGCCGACCTGCTCCTCGGTGCAGATGGACTGCAT TCCCAAATTCGCGACAGTATCGCCCCGGGGTCTCCCTCCCCATATCCCGTCGGCAAGTCTTGTTTTCGCTGGCTGCTTCCAACAGATCAATTAAGGCAAAATGCAAGCACTGTAGATTTTGTGCGAGACACCGGCTTGTTTATTGAGTGGGCATCTAATGACCGGCGACTCGTGGCCTACCCTTGCTCTGATAACAAAATCCTCAATCTTTGTGCATTTGTCCCTTTGGAGGAAGTTCACGCAGATAATCAGAGTGACA ATTGGCAGACAGTTGGAGATAATGCTACAATTGTCAAGGCCTTTTCTAAATTTTCACCCGGAGTTCAACAAATCATCGCGAGCGCGGACAAAACCCTCAAAGTATGGGATCTGTACGATATGGATGCACTCCCGACCTGGACTCGAGGTCACGCTGCTCTTCTAGGAGACGCAGCACATCCTTTCCAGCCAT ACATGGGACAGGGTGCAGCCATGGCAATTGAAGATGCTGTCAGCATCGCCACCTTGCTTCCATATGGCAGTACATCGCACGATATACCCATGCGACTTGAAATGTATCAAACGGGTCGTCGGCCACGGGTCGACCTTGTCCTCCACTACACTCGGATGAATGGACGGGACGAGAACGATGCAGCCGGCGATAGAATGTCAG CTGCGGAAATGGTAAAGATCATGAATATTTGTTTCTCGCACAATGAGATTGAGCACTCTGCAAATTTGCTCGATGGTAAATCAACGGATCAATGTTGGAGATGA
- a CDS encoding Histidine phosphatase superfamily, clade-2 — protein MASLHSSAMVLLAFAGSIAAMATSSAAAAGPTGLSYPSGFDMKTSWANLSPYTDALGFNVSKGFPLECELSQVHVLHRHAERYPTQWILDGEGMENFAQKLVNYTRKHPNKKIGSGSLAFLNGWEYLLGLDTLLPIGAATEATAGARFWSQYGRLLYRAKISDAAWDASLNVYPNGTARPKPTFRTTSYPRILESARWWLSGFFGNTGANSSYSEYSLTIIPEVQNFNNTLSSTESCPNGMEPGDNAAQVFASAVVKSARKRLAALLPEDFKLDTADILAMLNMCPYEYATFGQSSFCALFTEQEWRDFEYYIDLQFYGDYGFGSPSGRAQGIGYVQELAARLQSKLITSSDSSINYTYDDNTKTFPLDQPLYMDMSHDDIIVSVLAALGLEYFKYGPHGLPVSVPHAPPRNFNLNQMTPFGARLFSEVWTCPKKVSFKNLQVQKYTNPDLSLEPNTTDYIRFVLNNAPVPLDGLKVCDGSVNGFCKVDRFLRALPDLNKQAMYQEACYGDYNITSQVGNGQPRKP, from the coding sequence ATGGCTTCACTACACTCATCTGCCATGGTCCTATTGGCCTTTGCAGGCAGCATTGCCGCCATGGCTACAAGCTCCGCGGCCGCAGCCGGCCCCACCGGTCTCTCATATCCGTCGGGGTTTGATATGAAAACAAGCTGGGCTAACCTCAGTCCCTATACCGATGCACTAGGGTTCAATGTCTCCAAAGGGTTTCCGTTGGAGTGTGAATTGTCGCAGGTGCATGTTCTACACCGCCATGCCGAGCGGTATCCGACACAATGGATTCTCGATGGGGAAGGCATGGAGAACTTCGCCCAGAAACTAGTCAACTATACCAGGAAACATCCAAACAAGAAGATCGGATCTGGATCCCTGGCGTTCTTGAATGGTTGGGAGTATTTGCTTGGTTTGGACACTTTACTCCCAATTGGCGCCGCTACCGAGGCCACTGCCGGTGCGCGATTCTGGAGTCAGTACGGCCGATTGCTCTATCGCGCAAAAATTAGTGATGCGGCCTGGGATGCATCGTTGAACGTGTATCCCAATGGTACCGCGCGCCCAAAGCCGACTTTCCGCACCACTTCGTACCCCCGGATTTTGGAGAGTGCTCGCTGGTGGCTGAGTGGCTTCTTTGGAAACACAGGAGCCAACAGCTCCTACTCGGAATACAGTCTAACTATTATCCCCGAGGTTCAAAATTTCAACAACACCCTGTCGTCGACCGAGTCCTGTCCGAATGGTATGGAACCGGGTGACAATGCTGCTCAGGTGTTCGCCTCGGCTGTTGTGAAAAGCGCCCGGAAGCGCCTTGCGGCCCTCCTTCCCGAggatttcaagctcgatacCGCCGATATCCTGGCGATGCTCAATATGTGCCCCTATGAGTATGCGACTTTTGGCCAGTCCTCGTTCTGTGCACTCTTCACCGAGCAGGAATGGCGCGACTTTGAATACTACATTGATCTCCAATTCTACGGTGACTACGGTTTCGGCTCCCCCAGTGGTCGCGCCCAGGGAATTGGATATGTTCAGGAGCTAGCAGCGCGCCTCCAATCCAAGCTCATCACGAGTAGTGACAGCAGCATCAACTACACGTACGATGACAACACCAAGACTTTCCCACTCGACCAGCCACTATACATGGACATGTCCCACGACGATATCATCGTGTCCGTACTGGCTGCCTTGGGTCTAGAATACTTCAAGTACGGCCCTCATGGCCTGCCTGTCTCGGTGCCACACGCCCCGCCCCGCAACTTCAACCTGAACCAGATGACTCCCTTTGGCGCACGTCTCTTCTCGGAAGTTTGGACCTGCCCCAAGAAGGTTTCATTCAAGAATCTCCAGGTGCAGAAGTACACGAACCCCGATCTGTCATTGGAGCCTAACACTACTGACTACATCCGATTTGTGTTGAACAATGCGCCCGTGCCTCTGGATGGTCTCAAGGTCTGCGATGGGTCTGTGAATGGGTTCTGTAAGGTCGACCGATTCCTTCGCGCTCTGCCTGATCTCAACAAGCAGGCCATGTACCAGGAGGCTTGTTATGGTGACTACAATATCACCAGTCAAGTAGGCAATGGGCAACCGAGAAAGCCTTGA